Part of the Tepiditoga spiralis genome, TTTTTGGATTTGGAGAAACTATATCATATATTTTTTCATTCAAATTATAATTTTCATCAAATTCTGTAATTTCTACTGGATCTAAGTTATTTGAAGGTATGTATGACATTAATTTTTTTGTCATTTCCATAGCTTCTTCATCACTCTTTGCAATTAAATGAGCAACACCACTTTTAGAATTGTGAACCATTGCTCCACCAAGACCTTCTTTACTAACATCTTCTCCTGTAACTGCTTTTATAACATTTGGACCTGTTATGAACATTTGAGATGTTTTTTCAACCATTATAATAAAGTCTGTAATTGCAGGAGAATAAACCGCACCACCAGCACATGGACCAGCAATAACAGTTATTTGAGGTATTACCCCAGAAGCTAATGTGTTTCTATAGAAAATTCCTCCATATCCGTACAAAGAATCAACTGCTTCTTGAATTCTTGCACCAGCAGAGTCATTTATTCCTATAACAGGAACTCCAAATTTCATTGCTAAATCTTGAAGTTTTATTATTTTTTTAGCATGCATTTCTCCTAACGATCCACCTTGAACTGTGAAGTCTTGAGAAAAAACTGCTACTTTTTTTCCTTTTATAGTTCCAAAACCAGTAACTACACCATCGTATGGAAAAGTTTTTTTATCTAATCCCAAGTATGTACTTCTGTGTTTTACAAATTTGTCGATTTCTTCAAATGATCCTTCATCAACGAGAAGTTCTATTCTTTCTCTTGCAGTTAATTTTCCTTGAGAGTGTTGTTTGTCTATTCTTGCTTGCCCACCACCAAGTTCTAATTTTGACTTTTTTTCTCTAAAGTTTTCGAGTAACTCAACAAACTTTTCATCGGCCATTACGAATCCTCCTTAATTATGTTGAAGGAGTTCTGTTAAAACTCCATTAGTTGTTTTAGGATGCATAAACACAACAGATGTATTATGTGCACCTGGTTTTGGTTCATCAGAAAGAGGTTTTAATCCTATTTCTTTTGCTTTTTCAATTGCTTCTTTTACATTTTCAACTTCATAAGCAACATGGTGAAGTCCTTCACCTTTTTTTTCAAGAAATTTTGAAACTTCCGAATCTTCTCTTGTTGGTTGTAAAAGTTCTATTCTTGTATCTCCGATTTCTATAAAACAAACTCTCAAGCCCCTGTCTTCAAGAATTTCTTCTCCAGCAGGAGTTATACCCAATAAGCCATTATAAAACTTTAGTGCATCATCAATTGATTTTACCACAATTCCAATATGGTCTATCTTATTTTTCATAATTGTTTTCCTCCTTGCAAAGTTCTCTTAAAATTTTTTCTTTTGCAAATTCAAGATCTTCAATTTTCCCATCATAATTGTATACAACTTTATCTAAAATTCTTAATAAATTACTTCTTATTCTTCTTTTATTTCTTCTTATTTGACGATCATTTAGTTCTCCAGTATTTATTAGTGAATTATAGTGCTCATCAAACCAAGAAACTATATCTTCTATGCCCATATTCAAAACTGAACTCGTTCCAAAAACTCTTCTCGTTGACTTTGATTCTACTTCAAGCATTAAAGTGTTTTTTAATTGTGTCATAAAACCATTTGCTTCTGGTAAATCTGTTTTATTAACAACATATCCATCAGCTATTTCCATTATTCCTGCTTTAAACATTTGTATTTCATCGCCTGAATCTGGAGACATTACCAGTAAAATAGTATCTGCAACAAAAACTATTTCTATTTCCGTTTGTCCTGCACCAACTGTTTCAATAATTATTTTATCAAAACCAAAACTTTCCATAACATCGACTATATCAAAAATAGAATCACAAAGTCCTCCAACACTTCCACGAGATGCAACACTTCTTATGTATACATTTTGAGACTTAGTTATATTTCTCATTCTAATTCTATCGCCCAAAAATGCTCCGCCAGAAAATGAACTGCTTGGATCAACAGCAATAACACCTATTTTTTCACCTTTTTTTGCAAGTTTTTCAACAAGCTTAGAAGTCAAGGTGCTTTTTCCAGCACCTGGACTTCCTGTAATTCCTATTATTTGTTTGTGTTCTTTTTTGGGAAGTTTTGAAATTATTTCCCAAGCATAATCAGGATTATCCTCAACAAGTGATACCATCTTTGCAAGAGCATAAATTTCTCCACTTTTAAATTTTTCTATAATACTATTAAACTTATTCTCCCAAGACAATTTCTTTCACCTTATTGTTTATTAATTCAAGTGATGTTCCAGGAGTAAATACTTCCTTTATTCCAATTTCTTTCAAAACTGGTATATCATCTTCAGGAATTATTCCTCCTAAAAATACAGGTATATTTATATCTTTTTCTTTTAATAATTTTAATAATTTTTCACATAACTTCATGTGAGCACCAGATAAAATTGAAAGCCCTATAATATCAGCATCTTCTTGTATTGCTGTATTAACTATTTCAGATGGAGTTTGTCTTATTCCTGTATAAATAACTTCCATTCCAGCATCTCTGAGTGCTCTTGAAACTACTTTTGCTCCTCTATCATGACCATCTAATCCTGGTTTTCCTATAACAACTCTTATTCTTCTACTCATTACACACCTCCGGTTATATCAATACCGATTCGTTATATTCACCATAAATGTCTCTTAATAAATTAGTTATTTCTCCAAGTGTTGCATACACTTTTACAGCATTTAAAATATAAGGCATAACATTTTCATTATTTAAAGCTGCTTTTTTCAATTCTTCAAGTGCTTTATTAACAGCTTCATTATCTCTTGTTTCTCTTAATTTTTTAAGTTTAGCAACTTGTCTTTCTTCAACTTCTTTCTTTATTTTTAAAACTTCTGATGGTTCTTCTTCTCCTTCTAATTGAAATTTATTAACTCCAACTATTATACTTTCATTCTTTTCAATCTTTAATTGAGCATCGTATGCAGAGTTTAAAATTTCTTTTTGAACGTATCCTTCTTCAATAGCTTTAACCATACCGCCCATTTCATCTATTTTATTTATATATTCCATAGCTTTTTTCTCTATATCTTTAGTTAATCTTTCAACAACATAAGATCCAGCAAATGGATCTATTGTTTCTGTAACTCCAGATTCATAAGCTATTATTTGTTGTGTTTTTAAAGCAATTGTAGCAGATTTTTGTGTAGGTAATCCTAATGCTTCATCAAAAGAATTTGTATGCAACGATTGAGTTCCACCCATAACAGCTGATAAAGCTTGTAAAGCAACTCTAACAATATTATTTTGTGGTTGTTGAGCTGTTAATGTTGATCCTGCTGTTTGCGTATGGAATTTTAAAGCCATAGCCTTTTTATCTGTAACTCCAAATCTTTCTTTCATTATCTTTGCCCACAACTTTCTTGCAGCTCTAAACTTTGCAATTTCTTCTATAAAGTTATTGTGTGCATTGAAAAAGAATGATAAATTTTTACCAAAAACATTTGGATCAAGCCCAGCTTTAATAGCAGATTCAACATAAGCAATTCCATCAGCCAAAGTAAAGGCTACTTCTTGAACGGCATTTGCACCTGCTTCTCTTATATGATATCCACTTATACTAATAAGGTTGAACTTAGGCAAATTTTTAGATCCATATTCAAAAATATCATCAATTATTTTCATAGAAGGTTTTGGTGGAAAAACATAAGTTCCTCTTGCAATATATTCTTTTAAAATATCATTTTGTATAGTACCTCTTATTTTATCAGGTGAAACTCCTTGTTTTTCTGCAACAGCTATCAACATTGAAAGAAGAACAGAAGCAGTTGAATTTATTGTCATTGAAACACTAACTTTATCTAATGGAATCTCATTAAATAATATCTCCATATCTGCAAGTGAATCAATAGCAACCCCAACCTTACCTACTTCTCCTTCTGACATTTCATCATCAGAATCATAACCTATTTGAGTAGGCAAATCAAAAGCAACAGAAAGTCCCATTGTGCCTTGACTCAATAAATATTTATACCTTTCGTTTGACTCTTCTGCTGATGCAAAACCAGCATATTGTCTCATTGTCCAAAATCTTCCTCTATACATAGTTGGCTGAACGCCACGAGTAAATGGATATTGACCTGGGAAACCCAAATCTTCAGAATAATTTAAATCCTCTATATCTTCTGGAGTATAAACTCTTTTTATTTCATCTCCATAAGTAGTTTTAAATTCCTTCCTTTCTGGAAATCTTTCTATGGCTTTTTTTACAACTTTTTCATGCCATAACTCTCTTTCGTCTTTAATTTTTTTTAACTCTTCATCTCTAAACATCAGTGCACCTCCGGAATGGGTTGTGTGTTTACCCTTATATTTTACAATATAATAATGAATATTACAACCTTGATTCAATAAGTTTTATACAAATAATGAAAAAAATTTCAGTGTAATTCCATGTTAATTCAAATTAATCAAGTGTTTTTAAAATAAAATTTGTGGTATTATATTAATGATTCAAAAAAATCTGGGGGGAAAGTTTATGGAAGATTTTATATCGGCAAAGATTATAGATGGAGATATAGTTTTTTTCTTTGAAAAGGGACATACACAAAAAGATTCTTTAGAATTTTTTGAGAAAAAAATAGATATGATGAGAAGTATATTTAGTTTAGGAGATAGTTTTTTCATATACCTTGAAAATGAAGAACAGTATAATTTAATACCAAAAATTGCTAAACTTGCAATTTCAAAAGGCTTAAGATTAGCTGGGTCTTTTTTTGGAGAACTTCCAGAATCTAAAAAAAATAAAAGTGAAAAAGAATTTAATTTATCAAACACTAAAATTTATAGGAAACATTTAAGATCTGGGCAAACAATAGATAACCCCGGTGATATCATAATATTTGGAAATGTTAAACCTGGTTCAGAAGTAAATGCTGGAGGAAGCGTAATTGTTTTTGGTAAAGTAGAAGGGATTGTAAAAGCTGGAATAACCAATAAGAAAAATTCATTTGTAATTGCATCAGAAATGGCTTCTCCATTATTAGAAATAGCTGGTATACCTTTTTATAATTATACATGGCCAGCCACACCTGTTTCTATTAGAATAGAAAAAGAAAAAGCATTAGTAGAACCACTTGAATTATAATTAAGGAGGTACACTCATGGAAACTAAGGAAGTGTTGAAAACTCTTTCTAATTCTTTTGGTGTTTCGTCTTATGAAAAAAATACTTTTAAAGTAATAAAAGATATTTTATCAAAAGAATTTGAAAAAATTAAATTTGAAACTGTTGGAACTGATAATTTATTAGTAAAATTTGGAACAGGCAAAAAAAAGATAGCTTTTTTTGCTCACACCGATGAAATAGGAGTAGTTATTTCAAAAATAGAAAATGAACATTTTGCAAGAATATCTTCAATAGGTGGAGTTGATCCAAGAACTCTTGTTGCAAAAAGAATAACTTTTTTTAAAAATGGGAAAGAAACAATAGGCGTAGTTGGAATGTTGGCTCCACACTTACAAAATGCTAAAACAAAAAAAATATCTCCATCATTTGATGAATTATTTATAGATTTTTCTATATCAGGTGGAACAAAAAATATATCAGTTGGTGATGTTGGTTCAATAGAAGTTGAAGCAATGGAATTAAACGAAAAATATATAACTGGAAAAGCAATAGATAATAGAGCTGGAGTTACAACCATAATAAAAGCATTAGAATATCTACAGTACTATAACTTCGATGGTGAGCTATACCTATCATTCAATAAAGGAGAAGAAGTAGGATTAGTAGGAGCAAAGGGAGCTGCTCATTATATAAAACCAGATGTTGCAATAATAGTAGATGTAACCTTTGGTAATGATACTATTCCAGGATATGAAACGATGAAAATAAATGAAGGACCAGCAATATTAATAGGTGCTGCAGTTCATAAAAAAACATATCAAAAATTAGTAGATATAGCAGATGAAAATAATATAAAATATCAAATAGAAGTAGCACCATCAAGAAGCGGCACA contains:
- a CDS encoding acyl-CoA carboxylase subunit beta, whose translation is MADEKFVELLENFREKKSKLELGGGQARIDKQHSQGKLTARERIELLVDEGSFEEIDKFVKHRSTYLGLDKKTFPYDGVVTGFGTIKGKKVAVFSQDFTVQGGSLGEMHAKKIIKLQDLAMKFGVPVIGINDSAGARIQEAVDSLYGYGGIFYRNTLASGVIPQITVIAGPCAGGAVYSPAITDFIIMVEKTSQMFITGPNVIKAVTGEDVSKEGLGGAMVHNSKSGVAHLIAKSDEEAMEMTKKLMSYIPSNNLDPVEITEFDENYNLNEKIYDIVSPNPKKAYDVRDIINMTFDPETFFEIQPHFAKNMITGFARMGGKSVGIIANQPKIMAGALDIDASDKASRFIRFCDAFNIPIVTFVDTPGFLPGVSQEHGGIIRHGAKLLYAYSEATVPMITIILRKSYGGAYIAMASQHLGADFVFAWPISEIAVMGAEGAANVIFAKEIKNSENPEQTRKQRIEEYKEQFNNPYEVAGRGYIEDVIDPIDTRNVIMNSLFIAESKAEARPAKKHGNIPL
- the mce gene encoding methylmalonyl-CoA epimerase, producing the protein MKNKIDHIGIVVKSIDDALKFYNGLLGITPAGEEILEDRGLRVCFIEIGDTRIELLQPTREDSEVSKFLEKKGEGLHHVAYEVENVKEAIEKAKEIGLKPLSDEPKPGAHNTSVVFMHPKTTNGVLTELLQHN
- the meaB gene encoding methylmalonyl Co-A mutase-associated GTPase MeaB, producing MSWENKFNSIIEKFKSGEIYALAKMVSLVEDNPDYAWEIISKLPKKEHKQIIGITGSPGAGKSTLTSKLVEKLAKKGEKIGVIAVDPSSSFSGGAFLGDRIRMRNITKSQNVYIRSVASRGSVGGLCDSIFDIVDVMESFGFDKIIIETVGAGQTEIEIVFVADTILLVMSPDSGDEIQMFKAGIMEIADGYVVNKTDLPEANGFMTQLKNTLMLEVESKSTRRVFGTSSVLNMGIEDIVSWFDEHYNSLINTGELNDRQIRRNKRRIRSNLLRILDKVVYNYDGKIEDLEFAKEKILRELCKEENNYEK
- a CDS encoding cobalamin B12-binding domain-containing protein; amino-acid sequence: MSRRIRVVIGKPGLDGHDRGAKVVSRALRDAGMEVIYTGIRQTPSEIVNTAIQEDADIIGLSILSGAHMKLCEKLLKLLKEKDINIPVFLGGIIPEDDIPVLKEIGIKEVFTPGTSLELINNKVKEIVLGE
- a CDS encoding acyl-CoA mutase large subunit family protein; translation: MFRDEELKKIKDERELWHEKVVKKAIERFPERKEFKTTYGDEIKRVYTPEDIEDLNYSEDLGFPGQYPFTRGVQPTMYRGRFWTMRQYAGFASAEESNERYKYLLSQGTMGLSVAFDLPTQIGYDSDDEMSEGEVGKVGVAIDSLADMEILFNEIPLDKVSVSMTINSTASVLLSMLIAVAEKQGVSPDKIRGTIQNDILKEYIARGTYVFPPKPSMKIIDDIFEYGSKNLPKFNLISISGYHIREAGANAVQEVAFTLADGIAYVESAIKAGLDPNVFGKNLSFFFNAHNNFIEEIAKFRAARKLWAKIMKERFGVTDKKAMALKFHTQTAGSTLTAQQPQNNIVRVALQALSAVMGGTQSLHTNSFDEALGLPTQKSATIALKTQQIIAYESGVTETIDPFAGSYVVERLTKDIEKKAMEYINKIDEMGGMVKAIEEGYVQKEILNSAYDAQLKIEKNESIIVGVNKFQLEGEEEPSEVLKIKKEVEERQVAKLKKLRETRDNEAVNKALEELKKAALNNENVMPYILNAVKVYATLGEITNLLRDIYGEYNESVLI
- a CDS encoding septum site-determining protein MinC translates to MEDFISAKIIDGDIVFFFEKGHTQKDSLEFFEKKIDMMRSIFSLGDSFFIYLENEEQYNLIPKIAKLAISKGLRLAGSFFGELPESKKNKSEKEFNLSNTKIYRKHLRSGQTIDNPGDIIIFGNVKPGSEVNAGGSVIVFGKVEGIVKAGITNKKNSFVIASEMASPLLEIAGIPFYNYTWPATPVSIRIEKEKALVEPLEL
- a CDS encoding M28 family peptidase: METKEVLKTLSNSFGVSSYEKNTFKVIKDILSKEFEKIKFETVGTDNLLVKFGTGKKKIAFFAHTDEIGVVISKIENEHFARISSIGGVDPRTLVAKRITFFKNGKETIGVVGMLAPHLQNAKTKKISPSFDELFIDFSISGGTKNISVGDVGSIEVEAMELNEKYITGKAIDNRAGVTTIIKALEYLQYYNFDGELYLSFNKGEEVGLVGAKGAAHYIKPDVAIIVDVTFGNDTIPGYETMKINEGPAILIGAAVHKKTYQKLVDIADENNIKYQIEVAPSRSGTETDIVQITNGGVATALLSVPILNMHSPVEVVSINDIEATAKLMAIFAAKEGRCK